The following proteins come from a genomic window of Methanosarcina sp. MTP4:
- a CDS encoding corrinoid protein gives MTAKDVILNGLADAVVEGDEGKCVEFANKALENNIDAYEAVIKGCAHGMRIVSDKYEKSEMFVPEILLAARAMQGAVDVLRPHVKAEEIKVTGKVAIAVVLGDIHDIGKNIVKLLLETAGLIVFDLGRDVLPEALQDKVREEKVDLVVLSALMITSMMEMKEDVKLLKGEFPNVKIMVGGAPVTPKFCDSIGADGYADNASEAIRVAQRLISGEGGKNVIR, from the coding sequence ATGACCGCAAAAGATGTGATCCTGAACGGTCTGGCAGATGCAGTAGTTGAAGGCGATGAAGGCAAATGTGTGGAGTTTGCAAACAAGGCTCTCGAGAACAACATCGATGCTTATGAAGCAGTCATCAAAGGCTGTGCCCATGGGATGAGAATTGTCAGCGACAAATACGAAAAAAGCGAAATGTTTGTCCCGGAAATTCTGCTCGCCGCAAGGGCGATGCAAGGGGCAGTGGATGTCCTCAGGCCCCACGTTAAAGCCGAAGAAATCAAGGTCACTGGAAAGGTCGCTATCGCGGTTGTCTTGGGGGATATCCATGACATCGGTAAAAACATTGTAAAGCTTTTGCTTGAAACTGCGGGCTTGATAGTTTTCGATCTTGGAAGAGATGTCCTTCCCGAAGCTCTGCAGGATAAAGTCAGGGAAGAAAAAGTCGACCTTGTAGTCCTTTCAGCCCTAATGATCACGAGTATGATGGAAATGAAAGAAGACGTAAAGCTCCTCAAAGGAGAATTTCCCAATGTCAAAATAATGGTCGGAGGTGCTCCTGTCACTCCGAAATTCTGCGACAGTATCGGTGCAGACGGGTATGCAGATAATGCGTCCGAGGCTATAAGGGTAGCTCAGAGATTGATATCCGGGGAAGGGGGAAAAAATGTCATCAGATGA
- a CDS encoding uroporphyrinogen decarboxylase family protein, with product MSSDDMSHAERIKAAIDFKEPDRVPMFDSMTWSVNMAGKNLGLIGQKVKNVSFPKWIHNPDIFVESQIKALDRFDHDFVHSRMSSHILAEPMGCREEEPYWDVPATINTAINRVEDWKTLKFPNMDKDGKIPTQLTAIRMLDKELHEKRGDDVFITGFVRGAFTLAEIVLGVERFMFSMIDKPDETRELIDFCNDVSIECIKAQIDAGADHIYTPDPSASAALISAKFYHDFALPAAQKQSAAIRKYKDKYAHHYHICGNTRDRWDDLAEIGASYVSLDYMISLKEAKETIGKKVAIAGNMTPAGTLLLGTPEMVEEEGKQMIRDAAVGGGYIYWAGCDLPIDCPTENVDKFFEVPKVYGKYPIEI from the coding sequence ATGTCATCAGATGATATGAGCCACGCAGAAAGGATCAAAGCTGCAATCGACTTCAAGGAACCCGACCGTGTGCCCATGTTTGATTCCATGACCTGGTCCGTTAACATGGCAGGGAAGAACCTCGGTCTTATAGGGCAGAAAGTAAAGAACGTAAGTTTCCCCAAGTGGATCCACAACCCCGACATTTTCGTGGAGTCACAGATAAAGGCCCTTGACCGTTTTGACCACGACTTCGTCCACTCCAGGATGAGTTCCCATATCCTTGCCGAACCCATGGGCTGCAGGGAAGAAGAGCCTTACTGGGATGTCCCTGCAACCATCAATACCGCCATAAACCGTGTCGAAGACTGGAAGACCCTGAAATTCCCGAACATGGATAAGGACGGTAAGATCCCTACCCAGCTTACCGCTATCCGGATGCTCGACAAGGAGCTGCATGAAAAGCGGGGCGATGACGTCTTTATCACTGGTTTCGTAAGAGGGGCGTTTACCCTTGCGGAGATCGTGCTCGGGGTTGAAAGGTTTATGTTTTCCATGATCGACAAACCGGACGAGACCCGCGAACTTATAGATTTCTGTAATGATGTTTCGATAGAATGCATAAAAGCCCAGATCGACGCCGGTGCCGATCATATCTACACGCCGGACCCCAGTGCGTCGGCCGCCCTCATCTCCGCCAAATTCTATCACGACTTCGCCCTGCCTGCTGCCCAGAAACAGTCCGCAGCGATCCGGAAGTATAAGGACAAGTATGCCCACCACTACCACATCTGCGGAAACACCAGGGACAGGTGGGACGACCTTGCCGAGATCGGGGCAAGCTACGTGAGCCTGGATTACATGATCAGCCTCAAGGAAGCAAAAGAGACTATCGGGAAGAAAGTTGCAATCGCAGGCAACATGACCCCTGCCGGAACCCTGCTCCTGGGCACCCCCGAAATGGTTGAGGAAGAAGGCAAGCAGATGATCAGGGACGCTGCCGTCGGCGGAGGGTATATCTACTGGGCCGGCTGCGATTTGCCTATCGACTGCCCGACTGAGAACGTGGACAAATTCTTCGAAGTTCCGAAGGTTTACGGCAAATACCCTATAGAGATCTGA
- a CDS encoding corrinoid protein, with the protein MTARDEILNGLAEAVVEGDASKCVELANKALENNVDAYDAVINGCAHGMSIVSDKYEKREMFVPEILLAARAMQGAVDILKPYIKADEIKESGRVAIGVVLGDIHDIGKNLVKLLLETAGLTVFDLGKDVIPEDFQDKIKEEHVDLVALSALMTTSMMEMKEDVKLFKEEFPAVKIMVGGAPVSQEFCDSIGADGYADNASEAIRVAQRLLSE; encoded by the coding sequence ATGACAGCAAGAGATGAAATCTTGAACGGCCTTGCAGAAGCTGTAGTTGAAGGCGATGCAAGTAAATGCGTGGAGCTTGCAAACAAGGCTCTGGAGAACAACGTCGACGCCTATGACGCAGTCATCAATGGCTGTGCCCACGGGATGAGCATTGTCAGTGATAAATACGAAAAGAGGGAAATGTTTGTCCCTGAAATCCTGCTCGCCGCAAGGGCGATGCAAGGGGCAGTGGATATCCTCAAGCCGTACATTAAAGCCGATGAAATTAAGGAATCGGGGAGGGTAGCCATCGGAGTTGTCCTTGGAGACATCCATGACATCGGTAAAAACCTCGTAAAACTCTTACTTGAAACCGCGGGTTTGACTGTTTTCGATCTAGGAAAAGACGTCATTCCCGAAGATTTCCAGGATAAAATCAAAGAGGAACACGTCGACCTTGTAGCCCTTTCCGCCCTCATGACCACAAGCATGATGGAAATGAAGGAAGACGTCAAGCTTTTCAAGGAAGAATTCCCCGCTGTCAAGATTATGGTCGGAGGAGCCCCTGTTTCCCAGGAGTTCTGCGACAGCATCGGCGCAGACGGGTATGCTGACAACGCATCCGAAGCCATAAGGGTGGCTCAGAGACTGCTTTCCGAGTAA
- a CDS encoding uroporphyrinogen decarboxylase family protein, with translation MSADDMSHAERIRAAVDFKEPDRVPMFDSMNWSVNMAGKNLDLIGQKIKDVSFPKWIHNPDIFVESQIRALDRFDHDFVHSRMSSHILAEPMGCKEVEPYWGVPATVKTAINKVEDWKDLKFPDMEKDGKIPTQLTAIRMLDKELHEKRGDDVFITGFVRGAFTLAGIVLGVERLMLEMIDKPDETRELIDFCNDVSIECIKAQFDAGADHIYTPDPSASGDLISAKFYRNFALAAAQKQSAAIRKYKDKYAHHYHICGNTKDRWDDLAEIGASYVSLDYMISLKEAKESIGQKIAIAGNMTPAGTLLLGTPEKVEEEGKQMIKDAAAGGGFIYWTGCDWPIDCPLENVDKFFEVPKVYGKYPIDL, from the coding sequence ATGTCAGCAGACGATATGAGCCACGCAGAAAGGATCAGAGCTGCAGTCGACTTCAAGGAACCCGACAGGGTTCCGATGTTTGACTCCATGAACTGGTCCGTTAACATGGCAGGGAAGAACCTCGATCTTATCGGGCAGAAAATAAAGGATGTAAGTTTCCCCAAGTGGATCCACAACCCCGACATCTTCGTGGAGTCGCAGATTAGGGCTCTGGACCGTTTTGACCACGACTTCGTCCACTCCAGGATGAGTTCCCATATCCTTGCCGAGCCCATGGGTTGCAAGGAAGTAGAACCGTACTGGGGAGTTCCCGCAACCGTCAAGACTGCTATCAATAAGGTCGAAGACTGGAAGGACCTGAAGTTCCCGGACATGGAAAAGGACGGTAAGATCCCGACCCAGCTTACCGCAATCCGGATGCTCGACAAGGAACTGCACGAGAAGCGGGGCGACGACGTCTTTATCACCGGTTTCGTAAGAGGGGCGTTCACCCTTGCAGGGATCGTGCTCGGGGTTGAAAGGCTGATGCTTGAGATGATCGACAAACCGGACGAGACTCGCGAACTCATAGATTTCTGTAACGACGTGTCCATAGAATGTATAAAAGCCCAGTTTGATGCCGGAGCCGATCACATCTACACCCCTGACCCCAGTGCCTCGGGGGACCTCATCTCCGCCAAATTCTATCGCAACTTCGCCCTGGCAGCTGCCCAGAAACAGTCCGCAGCAATCCGGAAGTACAAGGACAAATACGCCCACCACTACCACATCTGCGGAAACACCAAGGACAGGTGGGACGACCTTGCCGAGATCGGGGCAAGCTATGTGAGCCTGGACTACATGATCAGCCTCAAGGAAGCAAAGGAAAGCATCGGGCAGAAAATTGCAATCGCAGGCAACATGACCCCTGCCGGAACCCTGCTCCTTGGCACCCCCGAAAAGGTTGAGGAAGAAGGCAAACAGATGATCAAGGACGCTGCCGCAGGTGGAGGCTTCATCTACTGGACCGGCTGTGACTGGCCTATCGACTGCCCGCTGGAAAATGTGGACAAATTCTTCGAAGTTCCGAAGGTCTACGGCAAATACCCGATAGATCTCTGA
- a CDS encoding MtaA/CmuA family methyltransferase, with amino-acid sequence MNDKERFLASLKLEEVDRVSAACPLQTATVEMMEESGAAWPEAHRDPEKMATLALAANRLAGIESARVPFDLCVEAETVGSQVSEGRLDSQPSIRRAAFRKIEAFEDAVCPDPLADGRMATVVEAVRILAETDETVPVIAGIVGPFTLAGQVRGVETLLMDFFDNPDFVKSLLKYSTEVLKTYGKALVENGADAVVIIDPSAGSELLGTAHYREMAFPYCKDLVESLGVPSILHICGDSKPILEMMAETGVSGISLDHLVDVGEAREVLGGKTAIIGNINPADTLFLGTPETVKEESLECIRKGANVLAPGCGIPTRASLENIKAMVEAARESANQ; translated from the coding sequence ATGAACGATAAAGAACGCTTTCTTGCATCATTGAAACTGGAAGAAGTCGACAGGGTCTCGGCAGCCTGCCCCCTGCAGACCGCAACCGTTGAAATGATGGAAGAGTCCGGGGCTGCCTGGCCCGAAGCCCACCGCGACCCGGAAAAGATGGCAACTCTGGCCCTTGCGGCAAACAGGCTTGCCGGGATCGAAAGTGCAAGAGTGCCTTTCGACCTCTGTGTGGAAGCCGAAACCGTGGGTTCCCAGGTCAGCGAAGGGAGGCTTGACTCCCAGCCCTCCATCCGGAGGGCGGCTTTCCGGAAAATAGAAGCCTTTGAGGATGCCGTATGCCCGGACCCGCTTGCGGACGGCAGGATGGCAACCGTTGTGGAAGCCGTCAGGATCCTTGCGGAAACGGATGAGACCGTACCTGTAATTGCAGGAATCGTCGGCCCCTTCACCCTCGCCGGACAGGTCAGGGGTGTCGAAACCCTCCTCATGGACTTCTTCGACAACCCGGATTTCGTAAAGTCCCTCCTGAAGTATTCCACGGAAGTCCTGAAAACCTACGGCAAAGCCCTTGTTGAAAACGGAGCAGATGCCGTGGTCATCATCGACCCTTCCGCGGGGAGCGAACTCCTGGGAACAGCGCACTACAGGGAAATGGCTTTTCCCTACTGCAAGGACCTTGTGGAAAGCCTGGGTGTCCCGAGCATCCTCCACATCTGTGGAGACTCGAAACCCATCCTGGAGATGATGGCGGAAACCGGAGTAAGCGGGATCAGCCTGGATCACCTGGTGGACGTGGGCGAAGCCAGGGAAGTCCTGGGAGGCAAAACAGCAATCATCGGGAACATAAACCCTGCGGACACCCTCTTCCTGGGCACCCCCGAAACTGTGAAAGAAGAGTCCCTGGAATGCATCCGGAAAGGGGCAAACGTCCTGGCTCCCGGCTGCGGGATCCCGACCCGGGCCAGCCTGGAAAACATAAAAGCAATGGTAGAAGCAGCCAGAGAAAGCGCGAATCAGTAA
- a CDS encoding MFS transporter has translation MGINLEKMEKVMKYRWVVFVILALTYFFVYFHRVSTAVVATDIMSTFGVGAASIGLLGSAYFYAYTAMQLPSGVLSDSWGVRKTAGLFTLVAAAGAILSGLATSFTLILVGRLLIGVGVAMVYIPVMKMLSIWFKKNEFASMSGLMLAIGNIGALSAAGPLAFLAILLGDWQRVFLLLGVFSVLLAAIILMLVKDKPEDMDCPSILEIEAYEKGETYVPPKAVAKIPMGEALKQTFGAGMKFWPIALWFFFMYGSLMVYQGLWAGPFFRDVLGWEKTTYASVLSFVAVGMVFGCPIAGYLSDKVLKSRKKVLLAGTAVYIVIWAVIWSQAGNITSTTAYSAIHFLFGFFGGFFVVSYAQVKEWFPAAIVGTATGAYNIFPFLGGALFMTLTGKMMAVSAGATATVGQYKSVWFLMLVCMVFAFVCLSISKERGAEEAVAPAEVTDKSDSPSSSKQ, from the coding sequence ATGGGAATTAATCTGGAAAAAATGGAAAAAGTGATGAAGTATCGCTGGGTAGTATTTGTTATCCTGGCTCTTACATACTTCTTTGTATACTTCCACAGGGTATCAACCGCTGTGGTTGCTACTGACATTATGAGCACATTCGGAGTAGGAGCCGCATCTATCGGGCTTCTGGGTTCCGCTTACTTCTATGCATACACAGCAATGCAACTTCCCAGTGGTGTCCTTAGTGACAGCTGGGGTGTTAGAAAGACTGCCGGGCTATTTACCCTTGTGGCTGCTGCAGGAGCAATCCTCTCAGGTCTTGCAACCAGCTTTACGTTGATATTGGTCGGAAGGTTGCTTATCGGAGTCGGTGTGGCAATGGTCTACATCCCTGTGATGAAGATGCTTTCCATCTGGTTCAAGAAGAATGAGTTTGCCTCTATGTCCGGTCTCATGCTCGCTATAGGGAACATCGGTGCCCTGAGTGCGGCAGGTCCTCTGGCCTTTTTGGCTATATTGCTCGGGGACTGGCAGAGGGTTTTCTTGCTTCTTGGAGTATTCTCCGTTCTTCTGGCCGCAATCATCCTAATGCTGGTCAAAGACAAGCCTGAAGACATGGACTGTCCCTCTATCCTCGAAATCGAAGCCTATGAAAAGGGCGAGACCTATGTCCCCCCGAAAGCCGTTGCAAAGATCCCCATGGGAGAAGCCCTCAAGCAGACCTTCGGTGCCGGAATGAAGTTCTGGCCGATTGCCCTCTGGTTCTTCTTCATGTACGGAAGCCTCATGGTCTACCAGGGTCTCTGGGCGGGTCCTTTCTTCAGGGACGTGCTCGGCTGGGAGAAGACAACCTATGCAAGTGTCCTCTCTTTCGTTGCTGTTGGTATGGTCTTCGGGTGCCCGATTGCCGGTTACCTCTCGGATAAGGTGCTTAAGTCCAGGAAAAAAGTCCTGCTCGCAGGCACTGCCGTGTACATCGTGATCTGGGCAGTTATCTGGTCTCAGGCAGGAAACATTACAAGCACTACGGCATACTCCGCGATCCACTTCCTCTTCGGATTCTTCGGTGGGTTCTTCGTGGTCTCCTATGCCCAGGTAAAGGAATGGTTCCCCGCAGCAATTGTCGGGACTGCAACCGGTGCATACAATATCTTCCCCTTCCTCGGCGGAGCACTCTTCATGACCCTGACGGGGAAGATGATGGCAGTTTCCGCAGGAGCCACTGCAACCGTAGGTCAGTACAAATCTGTCTGGTTCCTTATGCTTGTATGCATGGTCTTTGCCTTCGTCTGCCTCTCTATTTCAAAAGAGAGGGGTGCCGAAGAGGCCGTTGCACCTGCTGAAGTCACTGACAAGAGTGACTCCCCTTCAAGCTCGAAGCAGTGA
- a CDS encoding winged helix-turn-helix domain-containing protein, whose translation MLKEGPKNIDEIKDELDVSASALMPQIKKLLKWDLLIYDSDEDIYMLSDMGSLLIEKIADFLNIADIYVENRKYWKIRDLSEIPSHIRKSMGNLVHSELLEANRDCLFEFPPTFVQNVLDSKYVMMVSSTFQPQTVNIFSKLLRNNSKVSWVFTAQILDKYLEDFPDQFNNFLTHENMDIYVSSGHIGPLAMVVTDRFMGMWLFDKNRRFDGTTLINYEESALNWGRELFTYYSQISNRVYIDPETRKMKITGMTSKNQKDSDPDLCRFSLF comes from the coding sequence TTGCTGAAAGAGGGACCCAAGAACATAGATGAAATCAAAGATGAACTTGATGTCAGTGCAAGTGCTTTGATGCCTCAGATAAAGAAGCTCCTCAAATGGGACCTGCTTATTTATGACTCCGATGAGGATATCTATATGTTATCTGATATGGGGTCTTTACTAATTGAAAAAATAGCCGATTTCCTCAATATAGCTGATATTTATGTAGAGAACCGAAAGTATTGGAAAATCCGGGACCTCAGTGAAATCCCCTCCCATATAAGGAAAAGTATGGGTAACCTTGTGCACTCTGAACTGCTGGAGGCAAACAGGGATTGCCTTTTTGAGTTCCCACCCACTTTCGTGCAAAATGTTCTGGACTCAAAGTACGTAATGATGGTCAGTTCGACTTTCCAGCCCCAAACAGTCAACATATTTTCAAAGCTTTTGCGCAATAATTCAAAAGTTTCCTGGGTATTTACGGCGCAAATTTTAGATAAGTACCTGGAGGACTTTCCGGACCAGTTTAATAACTTCCTTACCCACGAAAATATGGACATTTATGTGAGTAGCGGGCATATTGGCCCTCTTGCCATGGTTGTTACGGACAGGTTTATGGGCATGTGGCTTTTTGACAAGAACAGAAGGTTCGACGGGACTACCCTAATAAATTATGAGGAGAGCGCCCTCAACTGGGGGCGGGAACTTTTCACTTACTATTCACAGATCTCTAACCGTGTCTACATCGACCCGGAGACAAGAAAGATGAAGATAACGGGAATGACATCAAAAAATCAAAAGGACTCTGATCCCGATCTTTGTCGTTTTTCCCTTTTTTAA
- a CDS encoding transcriptional regulator FilR1 domain-containing protein codes for MISYEARALKWGRELFTHYSNISNLAYIDPDTGKMGVKGCNITKANKF; via the coding sequence CTGATCAGTTATGAGGCCAGAGCCCTTAAATGGGGAAGGGAACTTTTCACTCATTACTCAAACATCTCGAACCTTGCTTACATCGATCCGGACACCGGGAAAATGGGGGTCAAGGGGTGCAATATCACGAAGGCAAACAAGTTCTGA
- a CDS encoding B12-binding domain-containing protein — protein sequence MDDLPEEVQELMEALDEAAEDEEEDEVEELAQKLLDSGVDMKPVTLEKLALLVMDGEEEMTVGWTRAALKFGLDPFEILLKGLAEGMSLIGKKYENGEAFVPQLLIASTAMYSGMDIIAPFMKQEEGGTKPATVVIGTVEGDVHDIGKSLVKTLLSANGFNCVDLGNDVPSTQFIEAAKESKATAVSMSTLMTTTMAEMPKVVKMLEDEGIRDKVMVMVGGAPITTQYAAEIGADVSPKDAASAASWLKSAIFDFPSEAERWG from the coding sequence ATGGATGATTTACCGGAAGAAGTCCAGGAACTGATGGAAGCCCTGGACGAAGCTGCAGAAGATGAAGAGGAGGATGAAGTAGAGGAACTCGCTCAGAAACTTCTGGACTCAGGGGTTGACATGAAACCCGTCACCCTCGAAAAACTCGCTCTCCTTGTCATGGATGGCGAAGAAGAAATGACTGTGGGCTGGACAAGAGCAGCTCTCAAGTTCGGGCTGGACCCATTTGAAATCCTGCTCAAGGGACTCGCTGAAGGCATGAGCCTGATCGGTAAAAAGTACGAAAATGGAGAGGCATTTGTGCCCCAACTCCTGATCGCTTCTACTGCAATGTACTCCGGGATGGATATCATTGCTCCCTTCATGAAGCAGGAAGAAGGCGGTACAAAACCCGCAACTGTGGTCATTGGTACCGTTGAAGGCGATGTCCACGACATCGGAAAGAGCCTTGTAAAAACTCTGCTCAGTGCAAACGGCTTCAACTGTGTGGATCTTGGAAATGACGTGCCGAGTACCCAGTTCATTGAGGCAGCAAAAGAGAGTAAGGCAACAGCAGTTTCAATGAGCACGCTGATGACAACAACCATGGCCGAGATGCCCAAAGTCGTCAAGATGCTCGAAGATGAAGGCATAAGGGACAAGGTTATGGTGATGGTTGGCGGAGCCCCCATTACAACTCAGTACGCGGCAGAGATCGGTGCTGATGTATCTCCTAAAGATGCTGCCAGTGCAGCAAGCTGGCTGAAGAGTGCCATTTTTGACTTCCCCTCGGAAGCTGAGAGATGGGGCTAA
- a CDS encoding uroporphyrinogen decarboxylase family protein, protein MVAEMTSLERVLAMLNRKPVDRVPVITGSTMVKEYIEKSGGVWPDYHSNAEMMINVSGLMHTDAGVDNVVAPFGMFVESIALGLEVKMGKIDIQPSVRSFFKKPEEVNYDNFLEDKFVKNTLDSIKLAKERYPDAAVTAFLVAPITLAGDLMGAENLSVLSIKCLQKEKQMEKMKEWVAVALEINKIYAEACAEAGADLLYYSDASASPNLVMPEFYYEVGVPADKEIGDYSHKLGCPWELHICGDTTPIIEGMAATGADCLSVEQVVNMEEATKIAGDVPVVGNVTPLLMVEGTEEQIIAETRKALDGGAKASMLGCGTPPHSTSDRLKTWVKAATDWSAENL, encoded by the coding sequence ATGGTAGCTGAAATGACCTCCCTGGAAAGGGTTCTTGCAATGCTCAACAGGAAACCTGTTGACAGGGTTCCGGTAATCACCGGTTCTACAATGGTCAAAGAGTATATCGAGAAGAGCGGTGGAGTTTGGCCTGATTATCATTCCAACGCAGAAATGATGATCAATGTCTCAGGGCTTATGCATACGGATGCCGGAGTCGACAACGTGGTCGCACCTTTCGGCATGTTCGTCGAATCTATTGCCCTCGGGCTTGAGGTTAAGATGGGTAAGATTGACATCCAGCCCTCTGTCCGGAGCTTTTTCAAAAAGCCTGAAGAAGTTAATTATGATAATTTCCTTGAAGACAAGTTCGTCAAGAACACTCTCGATTCCATCAAACTCGCAAAGGAAAGATACCCCGATGCAGCTGTCACTGCTTTCCTTGTTGCCCCTATTACCCTGGCAGGAGACCTGATGGGTGCTGAAAATCTCTCTGTGCTCAGCATCAAGTGCCTGCAGAAGGAAAAACAGATGGAAAAGATGAAGGAATGGGTCGCAGTTGCCCTCGAGATCAACAAGATCTATGCCGAGGCCTGTGCCGAAGCCGGAGCTGACCTCCTGTACTATTCCGATGCATCCGCATCCCCGAACCTTGTGATGCCCGAGTTCTACTATGAAGTAGGGGTCCCGGCAGATAAGGAGATCGGAGACTACTCTCACAAACTCGGATGCCCCTGGGAACTCCACATCTGTGGTGACACAACCCCGATTATTGAGGGTATGGCAGCCACTGGTGCAGACTGTCTCAGTGTCGAACAGGTAGTTAATATGGAGGAAGCTACAAAGATTGCAGGTGATGTGCCTGTGGTCGGGAACGTGACTCCGCTCCTTATGGTTGAAGGCACCGAAGAACAGATCATCGCTGAAACCAGGAAGGCTCTTGACGGAGGAGCAAAGGCAAGCATGCTTGGCTGCGGAACTCCACCTCACAGTACCTCTGACAGGCTCAAGACCTGGGTTAAGGCAGCAACCGACTGGTCCGCCGAAAACCTCTGA
- a CDS encoding MFS transporter, with protein sequence MGINLEKMNEVMKYRWVVFVILAFAYFFVYFHRVSTAVVASDIMSTFGVGAASVGLLGSAYFYAYTAMQLPSGILSDSWGVKKTAGVFTLVAAAGAILSGVATSFTMILIGRLLIGVGVAMVYIPVMKMLSIWFKKNEFASMSGILLAIGNIGALSAAGPLAFLAVMLGDWQRVFLILGVFSVLLAVVILMMVKDKPEDMGCPSIPEIEAYEKGETYVPPKAVAKIPMGEALKQTFGAGIKFWPLAIWFFFMYGSLMVYQGLWAGPFFRDVLGWEKTTYASVLSFVAIGMIFGCPIAGYLSDKVLKSRKKVLLAGTAVYIVLWAVIWSQAGNITSTTAYSAIHFLFGFFGGFFIVSYAQVKEWFPASIVGTAVGAYNIFPFLGGAIFMTLTGKMMAVSAGATATVGQYKSVWLMMLVCMIFAFVALLVSKEKGAEKAAAPVEVADKSDSPASSKQ encoded by the coding sequence ATGGGAATTAATTTAGAAAAAATGAATGAAGTGATGAAATATCGCTGGGTAGTATTTGTTATCCTGGCTTTTGCATACTTTTTCGTATACTTCCATAGGGTGTCAACCGCAGTGGTTGCATCTGACATTATGAGCACATTCGGAGTAGGGGCCGCATCTGTTGGGCTTCTGGGCTCTGCTTACTTCTATGCATACACAGCAATGCAACTCCCGAGTGGGATCCTCAGTGACAGCTGGGGTGTTAAAAAGACAGCCGGGGTCTTTACCCTTGTGGCTGCCGCCGGTGCAATCCTTTCAGGTGTTGCAACCAGCTTTACGATGATATTGATCGGAAGGCTGCTTATCGGTGTCGGTGTGGCAATGGTCTACATCCCCGTGATGAAGATGCTTTCCATCTGGTTCAAGAAGAACGAGTTTGCCTCCATGTCCGGTATCCTGCTCGCTATAGGTAACATCGGCGCTTTGAGTGCAGCAGGTCCTCTGGCCTTTCTGGCTGTAATGCTCGGGGACTGGCAGAGGGTTTTCCTGATCCTTGGTGTATTCTCCGTCCTGCTGGCCGTAGTCATCCTGATGATGGTTAAAGATAAGCCTGAAGACATGGGTTGTCCCTCTATCCCCGAAATCGAAGCCTATGAAAAAGGTGAGACCTATGTCCCCCCGAAGGCTGTTGCAAAGATCCCCATGGGAGAAGCCCTCAAGCAGACCTTCGGTGCCGGAATAAAGTTCTGGCCCCTTGCTATCTGGTTCTTCTTCATGTACGGAAGTCTCATGGTCTACCAGGGTCTCTGGGCAGGTCCTTTCTTCAGAGACGTGCTCGGCTGGGAGAAGACAACATACGCAAGTGTTCTCTCTTTCGTCGCCATCGGTATGATCTTCGGCTGCCCGATTGCCGGTTACCTCTCTGACAAGGTGCTTAAGTCCAGGAAAAAGGTCCTGCTCGCAGGCACTGCTGTGTACATCGTGCTCTGGGCAGTTATCTGGTCTCAGGCAGGAAACATTACAAGCACTACGGCATACTCCGCGATCCACTTCCTCTTCGGGTTCTTTGGTGGGTTCTTCATTGTGTCTTATGCCCAGGTAAAGGAATGGTTCCCAGCCTCAATCGTAGGGACTGCAGTTGGTGCATACAACATCTTCCCCTTCCTCGGCGGAGCAATCTTCATGACTCTGACAGGGAAAATGATGGCAGTTTCCGCAGGGGCTACTGCTACCGTAGGTCAGTACAAGTCTGTCTGGTTAATGATGCTTGTATGCATGATCTTTGCCTTCGTCGCCCTCTTAGTTTCAAAAGAGAAAGGCGCAGAAAAGGCTGCGGCACCTGTAGAAGTTGCTGACAAGAGTGACTCTCCGGCAAGCTCGAAGCAGTAA